A genomic stretch from Acidimicrobiales bacterium includes:
- a CDS encoding MaoC family dehydratase, protein MSIPFDDIDAINAHASEDYGDWGKEIVVTQEMINDFAELTGDRQWIHVDVERCIKESPFGGPIAHGYLTMSLMPMLISVPVELSGVKNAVNFGCGGARFLSPVPAGSTVHARSRLIGAQAHRAGTLLSFESATHVKGNEKPSLVYTSQILYQG, encoded by the coding sequence ATGAGCATCCCCTTCGACGACATCGACGCCATCAACGCCCACGCCAGCGAGGACTACGGCGACTGGGGCAAGGAGATCGTCGTCACCCAGGAGATGATCAACGACTTCGCCGAACTCACCGGCGATCGTCAGTGGATCCACGTCGACGTCGAGCGCTGCATCAAGGAGAGCCCCTTCGGCGGGCCGATCGCCCACGGCTACCTCACGATGAGCCTGATGCCGATGCTCATCTCGGTCCCCGTGGAACTCTCGGGTGTCAAGAACGCCGTCAACTTCGGCTGCGGTGGCGCCCGCTTCCTCTCACCGGTTCCGGCCGGATCGACGGTCCACGCCCGATCCCGCCTCATCGGTGCGCAAGCCCACCGGGCCGGCACCCTGCTCAGCTTCGAATCCGCGACCCACGTCAAGGGCAACGAGAAGCCCTCGCTCGTCTACACCTCGCAGATCCTCTATCAGGGCTGA
- a CDS encoding hydroxyacid dehydrogenase produces the protein MNRPAIVIAHMDGLRPFDEATLDRLDRAGRILDRTPLSSWDDPRADALLADAEIIVGHWGTPLFDAATLSRAPKLRMFAYAAGTVKWYAIDEIWDRDLVVTSGAGANAEPVAEYTLAMILLANKRVFPAIDAQAGRPAWTPPEGSAPHGNWDKTIGIVSASLIGRRVAELLQPFPHLRAEVYDPFVDDATIEALDATKVDDLLTLCRRADVLSIHAPALPATHNLISAEHLAALPDGATVINTSRGHCLDLDALTTELESGRLFAIIDVTDPIEPLPDDHPLRSLPNAVYTPHLAGSQGTELARMSDWVCDEVERFVAGRPQRNRITRDMIDRIA, from the coding sequence ATGAACCGTCCCGCGATCGTGATCGCCCACATGGACGGCCTCCGACCGTTCGACGAGGCCACCCTGGATCGACTCGACCGCGCCGGCCGCATCCTCGACCGCACCCCGCTGTCGTCGTGGGACGACCCGAGAGCCGATGCCCTCCTCGCCGACGCCGAGATCATCGTCGGACATTGGGGAACCCCGCTGTTCGACGCCGCGACGCTGTCGCGGGCTCCGAAGCTCCGCATGTTCGCCTACGCGGCGGGGACGGTGAAGTGGTACGCCATCGACGAGATCTGGGACCGCGACCTCGTGGTCACCTCCGGCGCCGGGGCCAACGCCGAGCCGGTGGCCGAATACACCCTGGCCATGATCCTGCTCGCCAACAAGCGGGTCTTCCCTGCCATCGACGCCCAGGCGGGTCGGCCGGCGTGGACGCCGCCGGAGGGGTCCGCACCCCACGGCAACTGGGACAAGACCATCGGCATCGTGTCCGCCTCGCTGATCGGGCGACGGGTCGCGGAGCTGCTGCAGCCCTTCCCCCACCTGCGGGCCGAGGTCTACGACCCGTTCGTGGACGATGCGACGATCGAGGCGCTGGATGCGACCAAGGTCGACGACCTGCTCACCCTGTGCCGCCGGGCCGACGTGCTGTCGATCCATGCCCCGGCGCTCCCGGCGACCCACAATCTCATCTCGGCCGAGCACCTCGCCGCGCTGCCCGACGGCGCCACCGTCATCAACACGTCGCGCGGGCACTGCCTCGATCTCGATGCACTCACCACCGAGCTCGAATCCGGCCGGCTGTTCGCCATCATCGACGTGACCGACCCGATCGAGCCCCTCCCCGACGACCATCCGCTGCGGTCGCTGCCCAATGCCGTCTACACCCCACACCTCGCCGGTTCGCAGGGAACCGAACTCGCCCGGATGAGCGATTGGGTGTGTGACGAGGTCGAGCGTTTCGTGGCGGGCCGACCCCAACGAAACCGGATCACTCGTGACATGATCGACCGGATCGCTTGA
- a CDS encoding enoyl-CoA hydratase/isomerase family protein, with product MSEPTLTQDGELFVVNFGDDLNTTDHAWVAGMNAVLDEVEAAGGPKVLVTTGAGKHYSNGLDVEWMAGKGSDEIVAYVNSVEKVLGRILTFPAPTVAAINGHAFGAGAFALIAHDHAVMRDDRGFVCWPEVHLGMGFSPGLLAMIRNLLPPGLARDTIVTGRRYGAADAVAAGLVDRAVPLDELLTAAADLGLPHAATAEGSIAQIKKQLHRDVMAALGTG from the coding sequence ATGAGCGAACCCACTCTCACGCAGGACGGCGAACTCTTCGTCGTGAACTTCGGCGACGATCTCAACACCACCGACCACGCCTGGGTCGCGGGCATGAACGCCGTCCTCGACGAGGTCGAGGCGGCCGGCGGCCCGAAGGTGCTCGTCACCACGGGGGCCGGCAAGCACTATTCGAACGGACTCGACGTCGAATGGATGGCCGGCAAGGGATCCGACGAGATCGTCGCCTACGTGAACTCCGTCGAGAAGGTGCTCGGTCGGATCCTGACGTTCCCGGCGCCGACGGTGGCCGCGATCAACGGTCACGCCTTCGGAGCGGGGGCCTTCGCGCTGATCGCGCACGACCATGCCGTCATGCGTGACGATCGAGGATTCGTGTGCTGGCCGGAAGTCCACCTCGGCATGGGTTTCAGCCCGGGACTCCTCGCCATGATCCGCAACCTGCTCCCACCGGGGCTCGCCCGGGACACCATCGTCACCGGCCGTCGCTACGGCGCTGCCGATGCCGTGGCCGCGGGCCTCGTCGACCGGGCGGTGCCGCTCGACGAGCTCCTGACGGCAGCCGCTGATCTCGGACTGCCGCACGCGGCGACGGCCGAAGGATCGATCGCCCAGATCAAGAAGCAGCTGCACCGAGACGTGATGGCCGCGCTCGGTACCGGTTGA
- a CDS encoding acyl-CoA dehydrogenase family protein, with translation MSDAELQMVNDALDALLAAHDPTVESYEEFRGHQYDAGLAWVHYPVGKGGLSVRPQLQRDVNRRLGEAGGKPMDPSQFFIALAGPTILTHGSDEQHDRFLRPMFTGEEKWCQLFSEPGAGSDFAGLGTKAVEDGDEWIINGQKVWNTLAHIADWGMLVTRTDPDMPKHKGMTYFALDMHAEGVEVRPLRQITGEAEFNEVYMTDVRVPDDCRIGARGEGWRAALTTLMNERTAIGGGGGGGAPKMGSGPIGHLVHLYERTPDDRKGPAQRDELMQLWIRAETLRLTNMRAIQAAKKGQPGPEGSVAKLAGAELNKDIYSWALTLQGMEGQVGFDYTFRRPGVVDLDGASNGLGYAFLRARANSIEGGTSEVLRNIMGEQMLGLPGEPRVDKEIAWSKVPKN, from the coding sequence ATGAGCGACGCAGAACTCCAGATGGTCAACGACGCCCTCGACGCCCTCCTCGCGGCGCACGACCCGACGGTCGAGTCCTATGAGGAGTTCCGCGGTCATCAGTACGACGCCGGCCTCGCCTGGGTGCACTACCCGGTGGGCAAGGGCGGTCTGAGCGTGCGACCCCAGCTCCAGCGTGATGTCAACCGCCGTCTGGGCGAAGCCGGCGGCAAGCCGATGGACCCGTCGCAGTTCTTCATCGCCCTCGCCGGCCCCACGATCCTCACCCACGGCAGCGACGAGCAACACGACCGCTTCCTGCGCCCGATGTTCACCGGTGAGGAGAAGTGGTGCCAGCTGTTCTCCGAGCCCGGAGCCGGCTCCGACTTCGCCGGTCTCGGCACCAAGGCCGTCGAGGACGGCGACGAATGGATCATCAACGGTCAGAAGGTGTGGAACACGCTCGCCCACATCGCCGACTGGGGCATGCTCGTCACCCGCACCGACCCCGACATGCCCAAGCACAAGGGCATGACCTACTTCGCCCTCGACATGCACGCCGAAGGCGTCGAGGTGCGGCCGCTGCGCCAGATCACCGGCGAGGCCGAGTTCAACGAGGTCTACATGACCGATGTGCGCGTGCCCGACGACTGTCGGATCGGGGCACGGGGCGAGGGGTGGCGCGCCGCGCTGACCACCCTCATGAACGAGCGCACCGCGATCGGCGGCGGTGGGGGCGGTGGTGCCCCGAAGATGGGCAGCGGCCCGATCGGCCACCTGGTCCACCTCTACGAGCGAACCCCCGACGACCGCAAGGGTCCGGCCCAGCGCGACGAGCTCATGCAGCTGTGGATCCGCGCCGAGACGCTCCGACTCACCAACATGCGGGCCATCCAGGCCGCGAAGAAGGGCCAGCCCGGACCCGAGGGTTCCGTTGCCAAGCTCGCCGGCGCCGAGCTCAACAAGGACATCTACAGCTGGGCGCTCACGCTGCAGGGCATGGAGGGTCAGGTCGGCTTCGACTACACGTTCCGTCGTCCCGGTGTCGTCGATCTCGACGGCGCGTCGAACGGCCTCGGCTACGCGTTCCTCCGGGCCCGGGCCAACTCGATCGAGGGCGGCACCTCCGAGGTGCTGCGCAACATCATGGGCGAGCAGATGCTCGGCCTGCCCGGCGAACCCCGTGTCGACAAGGAAATCGCCTGGAGCAAGGTTCCCAAGAACTAG
- a CDS encoding DsbA family protein — translation MQIAFHFDVMCPWAYQTSKWIRTVREAQPVDDPLEIDWRFFSLEEINREEGKKHPWERDWSYGWGMLRVAAMLRRTSMDDCDRFYEAAGRALHEDGRKPHRPEVAEEICEEIGVDPAVVQAAIADATTHDDVKADHDAIVNSGGFGVPTIIFPGDRQVYGPVVAPAPTGQAALDLWDLTVAYAKVPHLYELKTPKTDADMVHIANVFQPYFEAREWESREKPAR, via the coding sequence ATGCAGATCGCCTTTCACTTCGATGTGATGTGTCCGTGGGCGTATCAGACGTCCAAGTGGATCCGCACGGTGCGCGAGGCCCAGCCCGTCGACGACCCCCTCGAGATCGACTGGCGCTTCTTCTCCCTCGAGGAGATCAACCGCGAGGAGGGCAAGAAGCACCCGTGGGAGCGCGACTGGTCCTACGGATGGGGGATGCTGCGGGTCGCGGCGATGCTGCGCCGCACGTCGATGGACGACTGCGACCGGTTCTACGAGGCCGCCGGTCGGGCGCTGCACGAGGACGGACGCAAGCCGCACCGTCCCGAGGTCGCCGAGGAGATCTGCGAGGAGATCGGTGTCGATCCCGCGGTGGTGCAGGCCGCGATCGCCGACGCCACCACCCATGACGACGTGAAGGCCGACCACGACGCGATCGTGAACTCCGGCGGTTTCGGCGTGCCGACGATCATCTTCCCCGGCGACCGGCAGGTCTACGGGCCCGTGGTCGCCCCGGCGCCGACCGGGCAGGCTGCGCTCGATCTGTGGGACCTCACCGTCGCCTATGCGAAGGTCCCACATCTCTACGAGCTGAAGACGCCCAAGACCGACGCCGACATGGTCCACATCGCCAACGTTTTCCAACCGTACTTCGAAGCCCGTGAATGGGAGAGCAGGGAGAAGCCCGCACGATGA
- a CDS encoding maleylpyruvate isomerase family mycothiol-dependent enzyme: MTYELTDYVAAHRQLFAHYDDLCARLSADEMATRSLCPDWDVRAVIAHTMGVEVVLTGWAPSAEVPPPFEKMGEFAEAVEGLDNADFAARVGEVTAARLAELEQLDPAVLDEPSFTPAGIATYRRFLQVRVFDLWVHARDIAIPLGESLDDTGDAAEMTLQEIDDSIGYIVGKKIGLPEGMSIVFRIRPRGGEQGVDRDIAVKVDGRATRVASVDDPDVVVTTDIGTFVMLAAGRIDPQAQIDAGTITWSGESEWGERAARNLAYTG; encoded by the coding sequence ATGACCTACGAACTCACCGACTATGTCGCTGCCCATCGCCAGCTGTTCGCCCATTACGACGACCTCTGCGCCCGCCTGTCGGCCGACGAGATGGCCACCCGGTCGCTGTGCCCCGACTGGGACGTGCGCGCGGTGATCGCCCACACGATGGGGGTCGAGGTCGTGCTCACCGGATGGGCGCCCTCGGCCGAGGTGCCGCCGCCGTTCGAGAAGATGGGTGAGTTCGCCGAGGCCGTCGAGGGGCTCGACAACGCCGACTTCGCGGCTCGCGTCGGCGAGGTCACCGCCGCCCGGCTGGCCGAGCTCGAACAGCTCGATCCGGCCGTGCTCGACGAGCCGTCGTTCACTCCCGCCGGCATCGCGACCTATCGACGGTTCCTCCAGGTCCGGGTGTTCGACCTGTGGGTGCACGCCCGCGACATCGCGATCCCGCTGGGGGAGTCCCTCGACGACACCGGCGACGCGGCGGAGATGACCCTGCAGGAGATCGACGACTCGATCGGCTACATCGTCGGCAAGAAGATCGGTCTCCCCGAGGGCATGTCCATCGTGTTCCGGATTCGTCCCCGCGGTGGTGAGCAGGGCGTGGATCGCGACATCGCCGTGAAGGTCGACGGTCGCGCCACCCGTGTGGCGTCGGTCGATGATCCCGACGTGGTCGTCACCACCGATATCGGGACCTTCGTGATGCTGGCCGCCGGCCGGATCGACCCGCAGGCCCAGATCGACGCCGGCACGATCACCTGGTCCGGTGAGAGCGAATGGGGCGAACGCGCCGCCCGGAACCTGGCCTACACGGGCTGA
- a CDS encoding arylsulfatase produces the protein MRTYGDWNGTIGTTVAESEPDFEVSPHPGDSAPNVVVILLDDLGFSQFGCYGSDIDTPHIDALAGGGLRYTNFHVTPLCSPTRAALLTGRNHHTVGMRAVSNFNTGFPSMTGHISNHAATVAEVLHDEGYATLAVGKWHLAPMEQCSAAGPFDQWPLQRGFDRFYGFLDGETDQFSPSLTYDNHHIEPPARSNPGQSDDGYHVSEDLIDRAIGFVHDTKSVRPDKPFFLYVAFGATHAPHQAPEEYLAKYRGKYDEGWDVIRQRWYERQIELGVTTPDTRLAPRNPGVDAWDDLPENQRKLACRLQEAFAAFLDHTDDQIGRLVDDLRDMGELDNTVIMVLGDNGASQEGGPFGVLHEMKFFNGILETPDEAISHLDEIGGPHSHTNYPWGWAQVGNTPFKWYKQNTHEGGVHVPLIVHWPAGVTDAGGLRRQFHHVNDIAATIYELIGVEAPATRNGLEQIPVSGVPMTYSFADADAPTAKQIQYFEMGGHRGLWHDGWKAVTRHTQNVPFDDDVWELYHVDVDPSECNDLAAEMPEKVREMVDLWFQQADEHGVLPLDDRMLELFGARFRDHSPHPASMRYLYKPPMSMLPMQAGAPMGGRSWQLTGRVDGVADGVLFAVGTENSGIAVFVKDGLLVLDYNAFDAHTIVRSEVSVPADARELGVEFIRVAGRKALARLSIDGVPAGGGEIPWMMGTISSVGASVGRDMGSPVSREYTGDFPYGGRLREVEIQLLSRQDAESLEAEMRAEMSRQ, from the coding sequence ATGAGGACATACGGGGACTGGAACGGCACCATCGGCACGACGGTCGCGGAGTCCGAACCCGACTTCGAGGTGTCGCCCCATCCTGGTGACAGCGCTCCCAACGTGGTCGTGATCCTGCTCGACGACCTCGGGTTCTCCCAGTTCGGCTGCTACGGCTCCGACATCGACACCCCCCACATCGATGCCCTCGCCGGCGGCGGGTTGCGCTACACGAACTTCCACGTGACCCCACTGTGCTCACCCACCCGTGCCGCGCTGCTCACCGGTCGCAACCACCACACCGTCGGCATGCGGGCCGTGTCGAACTTCAACACCGGCTTCCCGTCGATGACCGGCCACATCTCGAACCACGCCGCCACCGTTGCCGAAGTGCTCCACGACGAGGGCTACGCGACCCTCGCCGTCGGCAAGTGGCACCTCGCCCCGATGGAGCAGTGCTCGGCCGCAGGCCCCTTCGACCAGTGGCCCCTGCAACGGGGATTCGACCGGTTCTACGGCTTCCTCGACGGCGAGACCGACCAATTCAGCCCGTCGCTCACCTACGACAACCACCACATCGAACCGCCGGCACGGTCGAATCCAGGGCAGTCGGACGACGGCTACCACGTCAGCGAAGACCTGATCGACCGGGCGATCGGCTTCGTCCACGACACCAAGTCGGTGCGTCCGGACAAGCCCTTCTTCCTCTATGTCGCCTTCGGGGCGACCCACGCGCCCCACCAAGCCCCTGAGGAGTACCTGGCCAAGTACCGGGGGAAGTACGACGAGGGTTGGGACGTCATCCGTCAGCGGTGGTACGAGCGCCAGATCGAACTGGGCGTCACCACCCCCGACACCCGGCTCGCACCCCGCAACCCCGGCGTCGACGCGTGGGACGACCTGCCGGAGAACCAGCGCAAACTCGCCTGCCGCCTCCAGGAAGCCTTCGCCGCCTTCCTCGACCACACCGACGATCAGATCGGACGTCTCGTCGACGACCTCCGCGACATGGGCGAGCTCGACAACACCGTCATCATGGTGCTGGGCGACAACGGCGCGTCCCAGGAGGGCGGCCCCTTCGGTGTCCTCCACGAGATGAAGTTCTTCAACGGCATCCTCGAGACACCCGACGAAGCGATCTCCCACCTCGACGAGATCGGCGGACCCCACTCCCACACCAACTATCCATGGGGCTGGGCCCAGGTCGGCAACACCCCGTTCAAGTGGTACAAGCAGAACACCCACGAGGGTGGCGTGCACGTGCCGCTGATCGTGCACTGGCCGGCCGGCGTGACCGACGCCGGCGGCCTGCGCCGCCAGTTCCACCATGTCAACGACATCGCGGCGACGATCTACGAGCTGATCGGGGTCGAAGCGCCGGCCACCCGCAACGGCCTCGAGCAGATCCCGGTGAGCGGCGTGCCGATGACCTACTCGTTCGCCGATGCCGACGCCCCGACGGCCAAGCAGATCCAGTACTTCGAGATGGGCGGCCATCGCGGCCTGTGGCACGACGGCTGGAAGGCCGTCACCCGCCACACCCAGAACGTCCCCTTCGACGACGACGTGTGGGAGCTCTACCACGTCGACGTCGACCCGTCGGAGTGCAACGACCTCGCCGCCGAGATGCCCGAGAAGGTCCGGGAGATGGTCGATCTCTGGTTCCAGCAGGCCGACGAACACGGGGTCCTCCCCCTCGACGACCGCATGCTCGAGCTGTTCGGCGCCCGCTTCCGCGACCACTCACCGCACCCGGCCAGCATGCGTTACCTCTACAAGCCGCCGATGTCGATGCTGCCGATGCAGGCGGGCGCACCGATGGGTGGACGCAGCTGGCAGCTCACCGGCCGGGTCGACGGGGTCGCCGACGGCGTGCTCTTCGCGGTCGGCACCGAGAACTCGGGGATCGCCGTCTTCGTGAAGGACGGCCTGCTGGTGCTCGACTACAACGCGTTCGATGCCCACACGATCGTGCGGTCCGAGGTGTCGGTGCCCGCCGACGCCCGTGAGCTCGGCGTCGAGTTCATCCGGGTGGCCGGACGAAAGGCCCTCGCCCGACTGTCGATCGACGGTGTGCCCGCCGGTGGCGGTGAGATTCCCTGGATGATGGGGACGATCTCGTCGGTGGGCGCCAGCGTGGGTCGAGACATGGGCTCACCGGTCAGCCGTGAGTACACCGGCGACTTCCCCTACGGAGGTCGGCTCCGTGAGGTCGAGATCCAGCTGCTGTCGCGCCAGGATGCCGAATCGCTCGAAGCCGAGATGCGTGCGGAGATGTCGAGGCAGTAG
- a CDS encoding DUF2254 domain-containing protein has translation MVRIRQVIEQIRHRLLFVPVVFTLVAVVLAQAMLAIDGALADADLPRTLQTTVGSGRAILTAIAGGLISSITLLLSMTMLAVQLASNQFSPRTVRNWIGDTTQQRVIGVVLGTTVYCLLILRETRSIGEGNELTPHASVILAVILGIVSLIAVVRSVDHLTDKLRVGSVASSISGETIALIHRAGTLESNTATDGTVPLTTTALEPPGDAVAVESHHTGWIQQIDTASLLRRVPRGTTIHLPVAVGDFVPTHAPLAWVSPPPDDDACLRLMKDDFAIGDTRTMQSDVGFGILQMVDIALRALSPGVNDPNTANDMVVHIGAVLLALWQYPVAPAVVESDGRHLVTRRVDHRDHLEAAIEPIRRHSQDEPLVAITLLRMLQQLESETNRRGLAGPTTPIREMIGRVVAESSVSLADNS, from the coding sequence ATGGTCCGAATCCGCCAGGTGATCGAGCAGATCCGCCACCGACTGCTCTTCGTGCCGGTCGTGTTCACCCTCGTCGCCGTCGTCCTCGCGCAGGCGATGTTGGCGATCGACGGTGCCCTGGCCGATGCCGACCTCCCCCGGACCCTGCAGACAACGGTGGGGAGCGGTCGCGCCATCCTCACTGCGATCGCCGGCGGCTTGATCTCGTCCATCACCTTGTTGCTGTCGATGACCATGCTCGCGGTCCAGCTCGCGAGCAACCAGTTCTCGCCGCGTACCGTGCGGAACTGGATCGGCGACACGACCCAGCAGCGGGTGATCGGCGTCGTGCTCGGTACGACCGTCTACTGCCTGCTCATCCTGCGGGAGACGCGCAGTATCGGAGAGGGCAACGAGCTGACGCCCCACGCGTCGGTGATCCTGGCGGTCATCCTGGGCATCGTCTCGCTGATCGCTGTGGTGCGGTCGGTCGATCACCTGACCGACAAGCTGCGGGTCGGATCGGTGGCATCGAGCATCTCCGGGGAGACGATCGCCCTCATCCATCGGGCGGGGACCCTCGAGTCCAACACGGCGACCGACGGGACGGTCCCGCTGACCACGACCGCTCTCGAACCGCCAGGCGATGCCGTGGCAGTCGAGTCGCACCACACCGGCTGGATCCAACAGATCGACACCGCCTCCCTGCTGCGGCGGGTTCCTCGGGGGACGACCATCCACCTGCCGGTGGCCGTCGGCGACTTCGTGCCCACCCACGCACCGCTCGCGTGGGTCTCGCCCCCGCCAGACGACGACGCCTGCCTCCGGCTGATGAAGGACGACTTCGCCATCGGCGACACCCGCACCATGCAGTCCGACGTCGGCTTCGGAATCCTCCAAATGGTCGACATCGCGTTGCGGGCGCTCTCCCCCGGTGTCAACGATCCCAACACGGCCAACGACATGGTCGTCCACATCGGCGCCGTCCTCCTGGCCCTCTGGCAGTACCCCGTCGCCCCCGCGGTCGTCGAGTCCGACGGTCGTCACCTGGTCACCCGGCGCGTCGATCATCGTGATCATCTCGAGGCGGCGATCGAACCCATTCGCCGCCACAGCCAGGACGAGCCACTCGTGGCCATCACGCTCCTGCGGATGCTCCAGCAGCTCGAGTCGGAGACGAACCGACGGGGCCTTGCCGGCCCGACCACGCCCATCCGCGAGATGATCGGACGGGTCGTCGCCGAATCTTCTGTCAGTCTTGCAGACAATAGTTGA
- a CDS encoding LLM class F420-dependent oxidoreductase produces the protein MATRWRGGHAWPMKLSMTLNYSGDPRAAAEEAAQLERAGVDVGWVAELYSFDAVSILGYLAAKTETMELGSAILPIYSRTPTLTAMTAAGLDAVSDGRFILGIGASGPQVIEGWHGVVYDNPIGRQRELIEICRKVWRREVVVHDGPNYHLPLPEDQGTGLGKPLKLINHPKRADIPIYIASLGPKNVEVTAEVADGWIPVFFHPDKAEQVWGDDLAKGLAKRDPSLPPLNIVAGGTVAIVDDEDKAQQIRDGGRFMTALYVGGMGAKGKNFYNNIFQKYGYEEEAEKIQDLYLAGRKEEAMAAVPQDFLDATAMVGSEGQVRERIEAYQAAGVTHLQITPAGGDRLGLVEKIKNWIS, from the coding sequence GTGGCAACGAGATGGAGGGGCGGGCATGCTTGGCCCATGAAGCTCTCGATGACCCTGAACTACTCCGGCGACCCGCGCGCCGCCGCGGAAGAAGCCGCGCAACTCGAACGGGCCGGCGTCGACGTCGGCTGGGTCGCGGAGCTCTACAGCTTCGATGCCGTGTCGATTCTCGGCTATCTCGCGGCCAAGACCGAGACGATGGAGCTCGGTTCGGCCATCCTGCCGATCTACTCGCGAACCCCCACGCTGACCGCCATGACGGCGGCCGGACTCGACGCCGTGTCCGACGGGCGCTTCATCCTCGGCATCGGCGCGTCGGGTCCGCAGGTGATCGAGGGATGGCACGGTGTCGTCTACGACAACCCCATCGGGCGACAGCGTGAGCTGATCGAGATCTGCCGAAAGGTGTGGCGCCGCGAGGTCGTGGTCCACGACGGGCCCAACTACCACCTGCCGCTTCCCGAGGATCAGGGCACGGGTCTCGGCAAGCCGCTGAAGCTGATCAATCACCCCAAGCGGGCCGACATCCCGATCTACATCGCCTCGCTCGGCCCGAAGAACGTCGAGGTGACCGCCGAGGTCGCCGACGGTTGGATCCCCGTCTTCTTCCATCCCGACAAGGCCGAACAGGTCTGGGGCGACGACCTCGCCAAGGGCCTCGCGAAGCGCGACCCGTCGTTGCCGCCGCTCAACATCGTCGCCGGCGGAACCGTCGCCATCGTGGACGACGAGGACAAGGCGCAGCAGATCCGCGACGGTGGCCGGTTCATGACCGCCCTCTACGTCGGTGGCATGGGCGCCAAGGGCAAGAACTTCTACAACAACATCTTCCAGAAGTACGGCTACGAGGAAGAGGCCGAGAAGATCCAGGACCTCTACCTCGCCGGCCGCAAGGAAGAAGCCATGGCCGCAGTGCCCCAGGACTTCCTCGACGCCACCGCCATGGTCGGATCCGAGGGCCAGGTACGCGAGCGCATCGAGGCCTACCAGGCCGCCGGTGTCACCCATCTCCAGATCACGCCGGCCGGCGGCGACCGCCTCGGCCTGGTCGAGAAGATCAAGAACTGGATCAGCTAG